A window from Gasterosteus aculeatus chromosome 14, fGasAcu3.hap1.1, whole genome shotgun sequence encodes these proteins:
- the LOC120831560 gene encoding tenascin-like isoform X3: MGTQRALSCFLLAALLSSSDAGLVKKILRHRRQTPQPAEEHNLTLPSGERPVVFSHVYNINVPASSLCSVDLDAPESARLQTRDAGVPPDEHAAEHTVDGENQIVFTHRINVPRRACGCSEDLPGLKELMSRLEMLEGEVSALRDQCHGGGGGACCGAQVTGEVATKPYCHGHGNYSAETCGCVCEPGWKGPNCTRPECPGNCRKRGRCVDGSCVCDRPWTGSDCSELPCPKDCHGRGLCQNGTCRCDAGYAGEDCGGRTCANNCHGNGFCADGACVCAAGFSGDDCSRLTCLNGCSDRGACFNGVCICQPGYQGADCSQLACLNDCNGRGQCVNGRCACDVGFQGDDCAELSCPSDCLRRGRCLNGQCVCEEGFVGEDCGGRTCPSNCHGRGECVEGRCECRVGFAGLDCGELSCPGDCRSRGRCVDGQCVCDEGFSGEDCGRRACPNDCLARGRCVDGACVCRDGYSGDDCSALACPANCNGRGRCVDGRCACDSGHEGESCAPLSCLNGCRDKGRCESGRCVCDEGFIGDDCSGVSPPKDLTVGEVTPDTVELSWSNDMLVTEYLVTYVPTSPGGLHAEFTVSGDKAAATVKELEPGIEYQINVYAVLSNATSVPVGARVATELPKPQGVIFKPRESSVRVMWDQLDIPFDGWEIYFRNPKEENGEVVSTLPPSQNWFVQSGLGPGQEYEVSINIIKNDTRGPRTSKRVTTKIDGPRQLEVKDVTDSSALVVWFQPASPTDGLSMVYGPSADPSDKTRVDISPSDKQHSLGALRPDTEYKVSLVSRSGGLASAPAVATFTTALDAPLDLQSLSQTDDSVTLEWTNSQADVGGYLVKYSPISGASHGEELFPRGPGQTTRATITGLHPGTEYGIGVTATKNERQSLPATTNAATDIDPPTDLEGTESTETSLALSWQRPRARVGAYRLEYSSEDGRVGEAEIPGAATSYVLSDLTPGMSYTLTLSAERGLSRSAPVTVSASTASFTFYLADSDDRELPSPKGSEDNVVSFAHLDPSESQISVGTEPEDELTVSGVTPDGFDLTWTLKAHGVYDSLTVAYKDARPLRDAREAQLPGDAAGSRIRGLNASTEYQIKLYGITGSQRSALLEAVAVTAPEPTSPDVLMLSIEDATTAALAAAQSPDPPLLPNPPDSGVTGSGAEPESAGAVDVLGDHVNSLPGVGGLSPSTRYDVTVQGERSLVFPTTEEPRPLAVNLSTSDVTWDGFTASWLPAGGDFESFVIEVTNLENAEESRSLSLSGDARSLGLSGLRPHTGYLVGLYAMYRGSLLQPVYTQATTVSQPVVGELYISNITSESFSISWNGTEGEFDGFTLELIDSDWLTEQKEYNVSRGVESLEVTGLRPGTDYVAYVSGTYKGSRTSPVSIVASTAEEPDLSGLLVSNVTSDRFSLSWRAGAKAFDNFIVEVRESALPSQAMGRALPGGARSTVMAGLKARTSYDIKLYASAGGRSTRPLFDVATTEDVPQLGPVAASPVSPHNLSLSWSAVSGHFDGFVVRVSDAEQRSDPLELRLPGEARNVTLTDLADATGYDIELYGISHGRHTPSVLAHAVTALSTPRGLRFSHVTGSSAVVHWSTPRSPVDNYRITYVPSEGGSPLSVTVDGDVFEALLPDMIPGKTYQVTVSAVKGLEESDPTTDNVITALDRPRGLSVANVTDTSALLLWQPSVATVDGYVITYSADSVSHVVEHVSGDTAAFQMGSLVPGTRYTVGVHATKESRRSDSAGTEFTTDVDPPRDVTAVNIGADSATLTWKPPQAAVSGYTLSFYPAGAAVREVVLSPTASSYVMAELTRSTEYSVRLQAIAGAQRSRHADAAFTTVGQLHRRPKDCAQVLLNGETSSGLHTVYVGGEQGPPVQVYCDMTTDGGGWMVFLRRQNGKLDFFRNWKNYTVGFGNMNDEFWLGLSNLHKITNSGHYELRVDLRDSGESAYAQYDRFTVAEPKTRYKVSVGSYSGTAGDSMSYHQGRPFSTYDNDNDIAVTNCALSYKGAFWYKNCHRVNLMGKYGDDSHSKGINWFHWKAHEHSIPFAEMKIRPADFGKFESRKKRS; this comes from the exons ATGGGTACGCAACGCGCTCTGAGCTGCTTCCTCCTCGCCGCTTTGCTCAGCTCATCGGACGCCGGGCTCGTGAAGAAAATCCTACGGCACCGGCGACAGACTCCGCAACCCGCCGAAGAACACAACCTCACGCTGCCGAGCGGCGAGCGCCCCGTGGTCTTCAGCCACGTCTACAACATCAACGTTCCCGCCAGCTCGCTGTGCTCGGTGGACCTGGACGCCCCGGAGAGCGCGAGGCTACAAACCCGGGACGCGGGCGTCCCTCCGGACGAGCACGCCGCCGAGCACACGGTGGACGGGGAGAACCAGATCGTCTTCACCCACCGCATCAACGTTCCCCGGCGGGCATGTGGCTGCAGCGAGGACCTGCCCGGCCTGAAGGAACTCATGAGCCGCCTGGAGATGCTGGAGGGAGAGGTTTCGGCGCTGAGAGATCAGTgccacggcggcggcggcggcgcctgcTGCGGGGCTCAAGTCACCG GTGAGGTGGCAACCAAACCTTACTGCCACGGTCACGGAAACTACAGCGCTGAAACCTGCGGCTGCGTCTGCGAGCCGGGCTGGAAGGGACCCAACTGCACCAGACCGGAGTGTCCCGGGAACTGCCGGAAGCGAGGCCGCTGCGTCGACGGGAGCTGCGTGTGCGACCGACCCTGGACGGGCTCCGACTGCTCCGAGCTGCCCTGCCCCAAAGACTGCCACGGCCGCGGCCTCTGCCAGAACGGCACCTGCCGCTGCGACGCGGGCTACGCCGGGGAGGACTGCGGCGGGCGCACCTGCGCCAACAACTGCCACGGCAACGGCTTCTGCGCTGACGGCGCGTGCGTCTGCGCCGCCGGCTTCAGCGGAGACGACTGCTCTCGGCTCACCTGCCTCAACGGCTGCAGCGACCGGGGAGCCTGCTTCAACGGCGTGTGCATCTGCCAACCGGGCTACCAGGGCGCCGACTGCAGCCAGCTGGCGTGTCTGAACGACTGCAACGGCCGAGGCCAGTGCGTCAACGGGCGCTGCGCCTGCGACGTCGGCTTCCAGGGGGACGACTGCGCCGAGCTCTCCTGCCCCAGCGACTGCCTGCGGCGGGGCCGCTGCCTCAACGGGCAGTGCGTGTGCGAGGAGGGCTTCGTCGGGGAGGACTGCGGCGGCAGGACCTGCCCCTCCAACTGCCACGGCCGCGGCGAGTGCGTGGAGGGCCGCTGCGAGTGCCGCGTGGGCTTCGCCGGGTTGGACTGCGGCGAGCTGAGCTGCCCCGGCGACTGCCGGAGCCGCGGCCGCTGCGTGGACGGGCAGTGCGTCTGCGACGAGGGCTTCTCCGGCGAGGACTGCGGCCGCAGGGCGTGTCCCAACGACTGCCTGGCGCGGGGCCGCTGCGTCGACGGCGCGTGCGTCTGCCGCGACGGCTACTCGGGAGACGACTGCTCGGCGCTCGCCTGCCCGGCGAACTGCAACGGCAGGGGCCGCTGCGTGGACGGGCGGTGCGCCTGTGACAGCGGGCACGAGGGAGAGAGCTGCGCGCCGCTCAGCTGCCTCAACGGCTGCCGGGACAAAGGCCGCTGCGAAAGCGGCCGCTGCGTCTGCGACGAAGGGTTCATCGGCGACGACTGCTCAGGAG TGTCTCCTCCAAAGGACCTGACCGTTGGCGAGGTGACCCCTGACACGGTGGAGCTGTCGTGGAGCAACGACATGCTGGTGACGGAGTACCTCGTCACCTACGTGCCCACCAGCCCCGGTGGTCTCCACGCGGAGTTCACCGTGTCGGGGGACAAAGCGGCGGCCACCGTCAAAGAGCTGGAACCCGGCATCGAGTACCAGATCAACGTCTACGCCGTTCTGAGCAACGCGACGAGCGTGCCTGTCGGCGCCAGGGTGGCCACGG AGCTTCCCAAGCCGCAGGGAGTGATATTCAAACCGCGAGAGAGCTCGGTGAGGGTGATGTGGGACCAGCTGGACATCCCCTTTGATGGCTGGGAGATCTATTTCCGCAACCCG aaagaagaaaacggAGAGGTGGTGAGCACACTTCCACCATCTCAAAACTGGTTTGTCCAGTCGGGCCTGGGGCCGGGTCAGGAGTACGAAGTCTCCATCAACATCATCAAGAACGACACCAGAGGTCCCCGAACGTCCAAAAGAGTCACTACCA AGATCGACGGCCCCCGGCAGTTGGAGGTGAAGGACGTGACGGACTCCTCCGCTCTGGTCGTCTGGTTTCAGCCGGCGTCTCCCACGGACGGACTCTCCATGGTCTACGGTCCCAGCGCCGACCCCTCGGACAAAACCAGAGTGGACATCTCCCCCTCGGACAAGCAGCACAGCCTCGGCGCTCTGAGGCCCGACACCGAGTACAAGGTGTCGCTGGTCTCCAGGAGCGGAGGGCTCGCCAGCGCCCCCGCCGTGGCCACCTTCACCACCG CCCTGGACGCCCCCCTGGACCTTCAGAGCCTGTCCCAGACTGACGACAGCGTCACACTGGAGTGGACCAACAGCCAAGCCGACGTCGGAGGCTATCTGGTGAAGTACAGCCCCATCTCCGGAGCGAGCCACGGAGAGGAGCTGTTCCCACGAGGCCCGGGGCAAACCACCAGAGCCACCATCACCG GGCTACACCCGGGCACCGAGTACGGGATCGGCGTGACCGCCACGAAGAACGAGAGGCAGAGCCTCCCCGCCACCACAAACGCCGCAACCG ATATCGACCCCCCCACAGACCTGGAAGGAACGGAGTCCACGGAGACCTCCCTCGCCCTGAGCTGGCAGAGACCTCGGGCCAGGGTGGGCGCCTACCGGCTGGAGTACTCCTCCGAGGACGGCCGCGTCGGCGAGGCGGAGATCCCGGGCGCGGCCACCAGCTACGTCCTGTCCGACCTGACCCCGGGAATGAGCTACACCCTGACTCTGTCCGCTGAGAGGGGGCTGAGCAGGAGCGCACCGGTCACCGTGTCTGCGTCCACAG CCTCTTTCACGTTTTATTTAGCTGACTCAGACGACCGCGAGCTCCCGTCTCCCAAAGGCTCGGAGGACAATGTCGTTAGCTTCGCGCACTTAGACCCCTCCGAGTCCCAGATCTCGGTCGGGACGGAGCCCGAGGACGAGCTGACAGTCTCGGGCGTCACGCCTGACGGATTTGACCTCACATGGACGCTAAAGGCTCACGGCGTCTACGATAGTCTGACAGTGGCGTATAAAGACGCTCGGCCGTTACGGGATGCGAGAGAGGCCCAGCTGCCCGGAGATGCCGCTGGCTCTCGCATCCGGGGCCTGAATGCATCCACAGAATATCAAATAAAACTTTATGGGATCACTGGTAGCCAAAGATCTGCGCTACTTGAAGCTGTCGCAGTCACAG CACCCGAGCCCACCTCTCCAGATGTTCTCATGCTGAGCATCGAAGATGCCACAACAGCTGCTCTGGCTGCAGCTCAAAGCCCagaccccccccttctcccaaACCCCCCCGATTCCGGGGTGACGGGCTCGGGCGCCGAGCCCGAGAGCGCTGGCGCGGTGGACGTTTTGGGGGATCATGTGAACTCACTACCGGGCGTGGGGGGTTTGTCCCCCTCCACGCGATATGATGTCACAGTGCAAGGGGAGCGGTCTTTAGTGTTTCCCACCACAG AGGAGCCGAGGCCCCTGGCGGTGAACCTCTCCACCTCTGACGTCACGTGGGACGGCTTCACCGCCTCCTGGCTTCCCGCCGGGGGGGACTTTGAAAGCTTCGTCATTGAGGTGACGAACCTGGAGAACGCGGAGGAGAGCCGGAGCCTCAGCCTGTCGGGGGACGCTCGGAGCCTGGGCCTCTCCGGGCTCCGCCCCCACACCGGCTACCTGGTGGGCCTGTACGCGATGTACCGGGgctccctcctccagcccgTGTACACCCAAGCCACCACAG TGAGTCAACCAGTGGTTGGCGAACTATATATTTCAAACATAACGTCCGAGAGCTTTTCAATCTCCTGGAACGGCACTGAAGGAGAATTTGATGGTTTTACCCTGGAGCTAATTgattctgattggctgacggAGCAGAAGGAATATAACGTGTCCCGCGGCGTGGAGTCCCTCGAGGTGACGGGGCTGCGGCCCGGCACCGACTACGTAGCCTACGTCTCCGGGACGTACAagggatcccggacgagccccgtCAGTATTGTCGCATCAACAG CCGAAGAGCCCGATTTGTCCGGGCTGCTCGTATCTAACGTTACCTCAGACAGATTCTCCCTGTCGTGGCGGGCCGGCGCCAAGGCGTTTGATAACTTCATAGTGGAAGTCAGAGAGTCCGCTTTGCCCTCGCAGGCGATGGGGCGCGCTCTGCCGGGGGGGGCGCGCTCCACGGTCATGGCCGGGCTCAAAGCGCGCACGAGCTACGACATAAAGCTCTACGCCAGCGCCGGCGGCCGGAGCACGCGGCCCCTGTTCGACGTGGCCACGACAG AGGACGTCCCACAGTTGGGGCCCGTAGCCGCGTCCCCCGTGAGCCCACATAACCTGAGCTTGTCCTGGAGCGCCGTGTCGGGCCACTTCGACGGCTTTGTTGTCCGGGTCAGCGACGCCGAGCAGCGGTCCGATCCGCTGGAGCTCAGACTGCCCGGCGAAGCCCGTAACGTTACCCTCACTGACCTGGCGGACGCCACGGGCTACGATATCGAACTGTACGGTATCTCTCACGGGCGCCACACTCCCTCCGTGTTGGCCCACGCCGTCACAG CCCTGAGCACTCCGAGAGGACTCCGCTTCTCCCACGTGACGGGCTCCTCCGCCGTGGTTCACTGGTCCACGCCGCGCTCTCCGGTGGATAACTACCGCATCACCTACGTGCCCTCTGAAGGAG GAAGCCCCCTGTCCGTCACCGTGGACGGAGACGTGTTCGAGGCGCTGCTGCCCGACATGATCCCCGGCAAAACGTACCAAGTGACCGTGAGCGCCGTGAAGGGCCTCGAGGAGAGCGACCCGACCACAGACAACGTGATCACAG CGTTGGACAGGCCTCGGGGTCTGAGCGTGGCCAATGTCACCGACACCTCGGCCCTGTTGCTGTGGCAACCCTCCGTGGCAACCGTCGATGGCTACGTCATCACCTACAGCGCGGATTCCG TGTCCCACGTGGTGGAGCACGTTTCTGGGGACACGGCGGCGTTCCAGATGGGCTCCTTGGTTCCGGGAACCCGCTACACCGTCGGAGTTCACGCCACGAAGGAATCTCGCAGGAGCGACTCCGCCGGCACGGAGTTCACCACCG acGTGGATCCTCCCCGTGATGTCACGGCGGTAAACATCGGAGCGGACAGCGCGACGCTCACGTGGAAACCTCCGCAGGCGGCCGTGAGCGGCTACACGCTCAGCTTCTACCCGGCCGGCGCCGCAGTCAGG GAGGTGGTGCTCAGCCCCACGGCGTCCTCCTACGTCATGGCCGAGCTGACCCGCTCCACCGAGTACAGCGTGAGACTGCAGGCCATCGCCGGGGCGCAGAGGAGCCGCCACGCGGACGCCGCCTTCACCACCG TCGGACAGCTGCACAGACGGCCGAAGGACTGCGCGCAGGTCCTGCTGAACGGCGAGACGAGCTCCGGCCTGCACACCGTGTACgtggggggggagcagggaCCGCCCGTCCAGGTGTACTGTGACATGACCACGGACGGCGGGGGTTGGATG GTTTTCCTCCGACGGCAGAATGGAAAGTTGGATTTCTTCAGGAACTGGAAGAACTACACGGTCGGCTTCGGCAACATGAACGATGAGTTCTGGCTGG GTCTCTCCAACCTCCATAAAATCACCAATTCTGGCCACTACGAGCTGCGAGTGGACCTGAGGGACAGCGGGGAGTCGGCCTACGCCCAGTACGACCGGTTCACCGTCGCCGAACCGAAGACGCGCTACAAAGTCTCCGTGGGCTCGTACAGCGGGACCGCCG gcgacTCCATGTCGTACCACCAGGGCCGACCCTTCTCCACCTACGACAACGACAACGACATCGCCGTCACCAACTGCGCGCTGTCGTACAAAGGAGCCTTTTGGTACAAGAACTGCCATCGCGTCAACCTCATGGGGAAATACGGCGACGACAGCCACAGCAAG GGGATCAACTGGTTCCACTGGAAGGCCCACGAGCACTCCATCCCGTTCGCCGAGATGAAGATCAGGCCGGCCGACTTCGGAAAATTTGAAAGCAGAAAAAAGCGATCGTAG